In Macrobrachium nipponense isolate FS-2020 chromosome 13, ASM1510439v2, whole genome shotgun sequence, the DNA window actactaccactatactactactactactaatactactactactactactagtactactactaatactactactactactactactactactactattagtaCTAACCATTGAAGGAATTGATATCTGCGTAGATGCTACATGCCTGTAATTGTTTCATCTTGTGAAAAGGCCGACGGCAAGGCAATCTTGATGCTTTAAAAGACGGTAATAACAAGTAGTGATAAATTTGTAGTCGAAAGAGgatatttcattcttttactgtacccctgCTCACATTttttcttacatcttactttccaccttctcctaacagttatttcatagtgcaactgctttgtggttttcctcctgctacacctttcaaacctcctttactctcaatttccctttcagctctgaatgagctcataggtcccagcgctaggcctatggcctaaattctatctcCTGTTCCATTCATTGAAATGCTGTTGTGATATTCCCAACAGGTACCTGGACGCTTGGTGGTACGGCTTCCGAGCCAGACAGGCATGGAAGAAGCACAATTACGGACAGGAGAAGAAATTCTTCGAGGGCTTCCTGGTGGAGAGCGCCGAGGTAGCCATGTTGAGGCTGGTCATTATCTTCCTGGAGGACGCGCCCATCGTCGTCTTGAACCTGGCCATCTTGATCGAGGCTCCCCCGGGGGAGTGGGCCATGGCTCCGGGTAAGAGGTGTCACTGAATTGTTACGTAGCATTTAATTCGGCCTAATGGgttggttattggtgaaatgtgGGACTAGTCAAGGAACTCATTACGCAtgattaaatataaatttgttgAAGACTGCAATTAGTTTAGATTGTTAAGGGTTAATAGTTTAGAATTGAAATGAgttcatatttttacatattattcACGTGCATTTGTTGGCATTTAGTACTGTTCAGGAAACTGTTGCAGGTTATTCGTGATTAGCTGTTGAAATTTTGGACTTGTCTTAaggttattataaatttttattgattatttgctTGATTTGACGGTTGGTCACATTTACACAAAGGAGAGCAGTGATGAAGCatataatctattatttatttctttactccaAGGCTATGTAAAGATAATTGAAGTAATACAAGAACGAATGAGATGAAAAGTTTAATGTTGATGGATTCTTTCTTATTAAGTGAATTTTCATTATATGGTGGGGTTCCACAAGGGAATGTTATTTCACCTTTGctgttttccattttcatgagAAGATTTCGAGTGGAGTAACGATTTATCtgcttatttgtgtttttatatatctctattcCATATATCTTTCAGTGTTTACATTATATCATACACCTGTATTTTTAACACGTTTGTGTCTACTTTCAGGCATTAAAGAAGATCCCGAAGCCGTTCGTCTGGGGCTGGTCATAGCCAAGCTAGCCTGCACCATGACCTTGGGCGTGGTGCATTACATGTCCTGCAACAAACTCGCTTGGCATTTGGCACATTCCCGGGAAGAGGATGGGCATGGGACCCACACCCCGTCCTCGACCGCTCCCGCATGGGAGAGGAAGGGCATTCTTTCTTGGGTGGCTGAAGTTACCATATATTGCTGGCAATTACTCTCGATTGGTGAGTGCGCCATTGATATCTTGGTGCTGAGACGCTCATTGATTCTTTTAATAACTCGTGAATGTCTTTGGCTGAGACTCAGttgttctctgtctgtctctgaatAATTCTCTATGAATCGagactgcatctctctctctctctctctctctctctctctctctcttctctctctctctcttataggttTGTAGTCGTGAATATTAAAGTTTTTGGTGGTAGTTATTAGTCAGGATACAACCAAATAGTTAGAAGTATACTTAGAAACTTGAGTTGCCATGGGGCACAGCGTGACCCGATAAACCAGTAGATTTGGTTGCTGTTACTGGCGTTCCAAAACAGGTATCAAGTAACATATCTGCAATAACCTTCTATTGAAGTGATACGGTACTACCGAATATCAAACTTGGCTCCCTTGCAGTTAATTTAAGATTATCTGAGCAGTCAGATTCTGCAACGAACGAAGTGCCTTGATTCAAATTAACAATTAAAAGGTGATTTAGAATCACAGCTCAGTCCAGACCAACAGgcgatttaaaattatatatccaATAGACAGATATTTGACTGTTGCAGAATTTGGCAAGTCTGAAAAAGATGATTTAAAACATTCTTAGTTTTTATAGCTTCCAAAAGTCATTAGGAACCCTGCTCAAAGGGTAGGCTACTTGTTCTTTGGTTTGCATAACCTCCTTGCCAGTTTAAGAAACAGAACAGAAGTCACCGAACATATTTGGTTACAGTTTACGAATTTTGATCAGAAATATAAACGTGACCCTAATCCTTTCTTCAGTAGATTTCTTTATCATAATTAAGATGTAAAGTCTTGTACAACGTACAGTACTATATGATGTCTGTATACATAACAAATATAATAGCAGAAAAGCAACTCTCATAGCATCAAATGTTTGAGtagttatttataagaaaataattgtaataaatataggTGCTTTTTGATAAGTatataagttttttctttaaacGAAATACAATTAAGTGAAATGCACTTAAGAGTAGATTATATCAACATAGTTTTGGGACTTCATTTTTATGTAATGAAAGCATTAAGTTTTAGCATGTATGATATTTCTAGTGTCCATGACCACTGATGTGTATTatcatttgaaaacaaaaatcaatCAATATGTTGTCTTTCAGGCTCCAGAGTGACTGCGTATGCCCTGTTTTCTGTGGTACGTTTCAATCTCCTTTGGGTGCCCATCATAATCCGTTGGTTAATTCACACCTTGTGGATCTACTTTGATGTTCGTGAGATGTCCGTCATCAACTCTGTTGCATTTGGGGGCGTTTACCTCTTCTCCTTCGTTACAACTTCACCAGGGCACCAGGTGAGTGGTCATACCTTTCAAAGTGAAATCACATGTTAGAggattatttatgatattttaaatcaGTTTGCAAAGTTTAAAACCACTGCTCTCCAGTTCCCCTCCCAACCTTTGTCAGCATTTATAAAATGATGGTTATTATCATTTTGTTGTAAGTGGTTCCAGTCCAGTGGGAGATTAATTACAGTAAATTGCATCACTAttatcttattttgtttgttttctttagtACCTTTATTTTCATTGAATAAAAGTGGAATTATAATGTTATAATTTAGTGTTGGAAAACTAAAATCTTCTTTTATTATGTGTGCCAGATACTACGCATCCTACTATATTACGTGATAACTTTTGGAGAAAACATCATAATTGCCATTTTGTGGTCGTATTATGCTCCAGATAACTACTTCCAAGCCTGTGGTCTTGCTGTCATGTTTGGAGGTAAGTCTTGTTAGTCTGAACTTTCAAATCCATCATTGAGTTATGGCAGTCCTTAAACCAAAAAAGCACCATATTGAAGAAATTTGGTCTTCAAATTGATTATAATGATTTGatcaataaataatgaattaaaccacgaataactcaaatcccaTATGCCCAAAATTCAGGTCAGACTAAAAGTTCACCAGGTCTATAAGAATTTACACACTGTTTTGCAGCAGCAAATATTtagtttttgaaataaatttattaagaaaattttgtcagaatctgtATCTTTGTTGATGCTTCCAGTCATTAAATGTTTAAAGCACTACATGTATAACTTATTTgatagaattttcattttattaaagaaaaaaattatgggcTAACCAATGAAGGGTGCTTTGATTCAGTGGTGTAGTAAAATCACTGAATggtaacaaatataatattaagtatttggtcttgaaaatattgaaatgtaATGGAATGCTAACTACAAGCTTTGTAATGTATTTTATTATCCATTAAGTGAACTGTATTTTATCAGAATTTAGAAAGTTTTCTACTGAAATTAGAgaggaatgaaaaatattattataagccttttaaatttttaaaataagaattCAAATTATCAACTCTCATTGATGAATATCTTGTTTCTTGTCACTGGTTTTTGGTGTctgattaaattttattttttttttccaggtgcaATTGGAGGCCTCATATTCCTTATGATCTACTATTGCTGGTGTCATCCTGACAGGCAGAACATTTGGGCCTGGCAAAAATTCCATGAGCTGCGGGAAAAGCGACAGAACAGACCAGGCATTGTGTAATAggctgtatatattattaatatacaattcataaaaaaatataaaagctctCAGGACGAAAGGTTGGAAGTGAACAGGAACTTTTTGTACTATGCAGAAGTCCTTGTCTTTTCTATGCTGTCCTGTTAAATGGCATTTTGATTGCTTGATGGTAAATTCTCTCAGTGTTTTATGGTAGTTTGGAAATTGTCATTAGAAGAACCTTTCAAGTAAGATTTACCTTTTGCTAGGAGTTATAGTTTGTAAAAATATTCTTTGTATGGATTGTACAAATCAGTTATACACCAACATGTATACAGTAcataaaattgccaattttaAATGTTATTAAGCAACCTTCTTAACAAGAACAAGCTTAGTAATTATAAATGTGAAATCCTGTTGAGTGAGAAAACATATTTTGATAA includes these proteins:
- the LOC135225631 gene encoding XK-related protein 4-like isoform X2, which codes for MTTQSVCSADSLMSESRRRCSFTYRSEIVIWCSLLFYVGDLCLDLWTCSVHFNTKKPKSAWFIFFAILLPNLYAGYKSLQWYLRAHALTPLRKPHIWMIRVFFFPISPILRYLDAWWYGFRARQAWKKHNYGQEKKFFEGFLVESAEVAMLRLVIIFLEDAPIVVLNLAILIEAPPGEWAMAPGIKEDPEAVRLGLVIAKLACTMTLGVVHYMSCNKLAWHLAHSREEDGHGTHTPSSTAPAWERKGILSWVAEVTIYCWQLLSIGSRVTAYALFSVVRFNLLWVPIIIRWLIHTLWIYFDVREMSVINSVAFGGVYLFSFVTTSPGHQILRILLYYVITFGENIIIAILWSYYAPDNYFQACGLAVMFGGAIGGLIFLMIYYCWCHPDRQNIWAWQKFHELREKRQNRPGIV
- the LOC135225631 gene encoding XK-related protein 4-like isoform X1; amino-acid sequence: MKTHPSKRVSFVPVPTEEREGTEEGDDLVQDGEQRPRSKFTVWNEIVIWCSLLFYVGDLCLDLWTCSVHFNTKKPKSAWFIFFAILLPNLYAGYKSLQWYLRAHALTPLRKPHIWMIRVFFFPISPILRYLDAWWYGFRARQAWKKHNYGQEKKFFEGFLVESAEVAMLRLVIIFLEDAPIVVLNLAILIEAPPGEWAMAPGIKEDPEAVRLGLVIAKLACTMTLGVVHYMSCNKLAWHLAHSREEDGHGTHTPSSTAPAWERKGILSWVAEVTIYCWQLLSIGSRVTAYALFSVVRFNLLWVPIIIRWLIHTLWIYFDVREMSVINSVAFGGVYLFSFVTTSPGHQILRILLYYVITFGENIIIAILWSYYAPDNYFQACGLAVMFGGAIGGLIFLMIYYCWCHPDRQNIWAWQKFHELREKRQNRPGIV